The following coding sequences are from one Diospyros lotus cultivar Yz01 chromosome 7, ASM1463336v1, whole genome shotgun sequence window:
- the LOC127806707 gene encoding uncharacterized protein LOC127806707 isoform X2, which yields MDDPVIGGLCKSLALFCNHLQNSSDALKQSVERRPIPLDSASSTFVQCLNRRVASTTTDLNLLESMSFGTVSFEELLGHCSELYKKNQADLTELEDCFSRVGFVSEPEMHEEDETSEDPSAPIESELKTAGADALLEDSLSLKDLGLSDVCLATIASEANSEIYNSDVSLPEPMKRKENEMKKQYGPGSQLFEANGGDVEDEQKSVGAPHCIINLTMDDYESLPSYMKTLATWEDLLAAVEKMNSILSQKGQEEGGSLFHQDELASLGLGSKGRSYVLLLLRLNRLVVETVDGLIFYRVL from the exons ATGGATGATCCCGTAATCGGCGGATTATGCAAATCACTGGCTCTGTTCTGCAACCACCTCCAGAACAGCAGTGACGCTCTCAAGCAATCGGTGGAACGCCGCCCTATTCCTCTCG ATTCTGCTTCTTCGACCTTTGTGCAATGCCTGAACCGCCGGGTGGCGTCCACCACCACCGACCTCAATTTACTCGAGTCCATGTCTTTCGGGACAGTGTCGTTTGAGGAGCTGTTGGGTCACTGCAGCGAGCTCTACAAGAAGAACCAGGCTGATCTTACGGAGCTCGAGGACTGTTTCAGCAGGGTTGGCTTTGTATCCG AACCTGAAATGCATGAGGAAGATGAGACCTCTGAAGATCCATCTGCCCCAATTGAGTCAGAGTTGAAGACGGCTGGTGCAGACGCATT ATTGGAGGACTCATTGAGCTTGAAGGATCTTGGACTTTCGGATGTCTGTCTTGCCACTATAGCATCTGAAG CTAATAGTGAGATTTATAACTCAGATGTATCTTTACCGGAGCCAATGAAG agaaaagaaaatgagatgaAGAAACAGTATGGACCTGGCTCACAGTTGTTTGAAGCAAATGGAG GTGATGTGGAGGATGAGCAGAAATCTGTTGGAGCACCCCATtgtataataaatttaacaatgGATGATTACGAAAGTCTTCCTTCATACATGAAAACCTTAGCAACATGGGAG GATCTGCTTGCAGCTGTTGAGAAGATGAACTCAATCCTCAGTCAAAAGGGACAAGAAGAGGGAGGCAGCCTCTTCCACCAAGATGAACTTGCTTCATTAGGACTAG GGTCCAAGGGGAGATCTTATGTGCTGCTGCTGTTACGCTTGAATCGTTTAGTTGTTGAGACCGTTGATGGGTTAATTTTTTATAGGGTGCTTTAG
- the LOC127805860 gene encoding probable carboxylesterase 15, translating into MGSLPHVVEDCQGILQVYNDGSIVRSDDIAFNIPVHDDGSVVWKDCLYDKPNNLYLRLYKPAVAVNSSPLPLPVVFFIHGGGFCVGSRTWPNCQNCCLRLSSGLHALVLAPDYRLAPEHRLPAAILDSLNAFKWLQAQAASAGSGATREIHEPWLRNGGVDFERVFIVGDSSGGNIAHHMAVELGSGSTDMGPVRVRGHVLMAPFFGGTARTRSEAEGPPEQLLNLDILDRFWRLSLPVGETADHPFANPFGPLSLQLEPLAFDPILVMVGGSELLKDRVHDYAARLQKLGKTVDYVELEGQQHGFFTNEPFSPLANTVLQLLRNFMAANSN; encoded by the exons ATGGGTTCTCTTCCTCATGTGGTAGAGGACTGCCAAGGCATCCTGCAAGTGTACAACGACGGCTCCATCGTCCGCTCCGACGACATAGCCTTCAACATTCCTGTCCACGACGACGGCTCCGTCGTCTGGAAAGACTGCCTCTACGACAAACCCAACAACCTTTATCTCCGCCTCTACAAGCCAGCTGTGGCGGTTAATTCCTCCCCGCTCCCCCTCCCCGTCGTCTTCTTCATCCACGGCGGCGGCTTCTGCGTCGGCTCCCGTACATGGCCCAACTGCCAGAACTGCTGCCTTCGTCTCTCCTCCGGCCTCCACGCCCTGGTCCTAGCCCCCGACTACCGCCTGGCGCCGGAGCACCGGCTACCAGCCGCAATTCTCGACTCTCTCAACGCCTTCAAGTGGCTCCAGGCTCAAGCAGCTAGCGCTGGCTCTGGCGCCACGAGAGAGATTCATGAGCCGTGGCTGCGTAATGGCGGCGTTGATTTTGAGCGGGTTTTCATAGTGGGAGACTCCTCCGGCGGGAACATCGCCCACCACATGGCGGTGGAGCTCGGGTCGGGCTCAACAGATATGGGGCCGGTGCGTGTTCGAGGCCATGTGTTAATGGCTCCGTTCTTCGGTGGGACTGCGAGAACAAGATCAGAGGCCGAGGGTCCACCCGAACAACTCTTGAACCTGGACATCCTCGACAG GTTTTGGAGGCTGTCACTACCAGTGGGGGAGACTGCAGACCACCCATTCGCTAACCCATTCGGGCCGCTTAGCCTGCAACTGGAACCGCTAGCGTTCGACCCAATTCTG GTGATGGTTGGAGGCAGCGAGCTGTTGAAAGACCGGGTCCATGACTACGCAGCCAGGTTACAGAAGCTGGGGAAGACGGTGGACTACGTGGAACTGGAAGGGCAGCAACATGGATTCTTCACCAATGAACCCTTCTCCCCATTGGCCAACACAGTCCTGCAGCTCCTCCGAAATTTCATGGCTGCCAACTCCAATTAG
- the LOC127806707 gene encoding uncharacterized protein LOC127806707 isoform X1 yields MDDPVIGGLCKSLALFCNHLQNSSDALKQSVERRPIPLDSASSTFVQCLNRRVASTTTDLNLLESMSFGTVSFEELLGHCSELYKKNQADLTELEDCFSRVGFVSEPEMHEEDETSEDPSAPIESELKTAGADALLEDSLSLKDLGLSDVCLATIASEANSEIYNSDVSLPEPMNLHKRKENEMKKQYGPGSQLFEANGGDVEDEQKSVGAPHCIINLTMDDYESLPSYMKTLATWEDLLAAVEKMNSILSQKGQEEGGSLFHQDELASLGLGSKGRSYVLLLLRLNRLVVETVDGLIFYRVL; encoded by the exons ATGGATGATCCCGTAATCGGCGGATTATGCAAATCACTGGCTCTGTTCTGCAACCACCTCCAGAACAGCAGTGACGCTCTCAAGCAATCGGTGGAACGCCGCCCTATTCCTCTCG ATTCTGCTTCTTCGACCTTTGTGCAATGCCTGAACCGCCGGGTGGCGTCCACCACCACCGACCTCAATTTACTCGAGTCCATGTCTTTCGGGACAGTGTCGTTTGAGGAGCTGTTGGGTCACTGCAGCGAGCTCTACAAGAAGAACCAGGCTGATCTTACGGAGCTCGAGGACTGTTTCAGCAGGGTTGGCTTTGTATCCG AACCTGAAATGCATGAGGAAGATGAGACCTCTGAAGATCCATCTGCCCCAATTGAGTCAGAGTTGAAGACGGCTGGTGCAGACGCATT ATTGGAGGACTCATTGAGCTTGAAGGATCTTGGACTTTCGGATGTCTGTCTTGCCACTATAGCATCTGAAG CTAATAGTGAGATTTATAACTCAGATGTATCTTTACCGGAGCCAATGAA CCTCcataagagaaaagaaaatgagatgaAGAAACAGTATGGACCTGGCTCACAGTTGTTTGAAGCAAATGGAG GTGATGTGGAGGATGAGCAGAAATCTGTTGGAGCACCCCATtgtataataaatttaacaatgGATGATTACGAAAGTCTTCCTTCATACATGAAAACCTTAGCAACATGGGAG GATCTGCTTGCAGCTGTTGAGAAGATGAACTCAATCCTCAGTCAAAAGGGACAAGAAGAGGGAGGCAGCCTCTTCCACCAAGATGAACTTGCTTCATTAGGACTAG GGTCCAAGGGGAGATCTTATGTGCTGCTGCTGTTACGCTTGAATCGTTTAGTTGTTGAGACCGTTGATGGGTTAATTTTTTATAGGGTGCTTTAG
- the LOC127805965 gene encoding probable carboxylesterase 15: MGSLPSPQLVEDFLGVLKLYSDGSIYRSTDLVHPKIPLHDDASAVVWTDCLFHPDHNLHLRLYRPTSPPPAGQKLPILFYIHAGGFCFGSRTYPKSHNCCLRLSSALQAVVVSPDHRLAPEHRLPAALDDVYDSLKWLQVQAAQAAAGDDDDDDETTLSRGSGGGSEWLREMGDLDRVFVMGDSSGGNLAHHLAVRLGPGSAELAPVRVRGYVLLSPFFGGTVKTTSEEQRPCESFWNLDMYDRLWRLSLPAGATKDHPLANPFQSTTEIKRAALDPMLVVAGGGEILRDRAEEYASRLREYGKTVVYVEFQAQQHGFFTADCFSPEANTLIQTIQHFISLYSAPPIY, from the exons ATGGGTTCTCTTCCCTCTCCACAACTGGTAGAAGATTTCCTCGGCGTCCTCAAACTCTACAGCGATGGCTCCATTTACCGCTCCACCGACCTCGTCCACCCCAAGATTCCGCTCCACGACGATGCCTCCGCTGTCGTCTGGACAGACTGTCTCTTCCACCCCGACCACAACCTCCACCTCCGCCTCTACAGACCCACGTCCCCACCACCCGCCGGCCAGAAGCTGCCCATCCTCTTCTACATTCACGCCGGCGGCTTCTGCTTCGGCTCCCGCACCTATCCCAAGTCCCATAACTGCTGCCTCCGGCTGTCTTCGGCGCTGCAGGCCGTGGTGGTGTCGCCGGACCACCGCTTGGCGCCGGAGCACAGGCTTCCGGCGGCCCTTGACGATGTTTACGACTCTCTCAAGTGGCTGCAAGTGCAAGCAGCTCAGGCTGCTGcgggtgatgatgatgatgatgatgaaacaACGTTGTCTAGAGGTAGTGGTGGTGGTTCCGAGTGGCTGCGGGAGATGGGGGACTTGGACCGGGTTTTCGTGATGGGAGACTCGTCCGGGGGGAACTTGGCGCACCATCTGGCGGTGCGCCTTGGACCGGGGTCCGCCGAGTTGGCGCCGGTCCGAGTACGAGGATATGTCCTGTTGTCGCCCTTTTTCGGGGGGACAGTTAAGACCACTTCCGAGGAACAGCGGCCGTGCGAATCCTTTTGGAACCTGGACATGTATGACAG GCTCTGGAGGTTATCGTTGCCGGCGGGAGCAACGAAAGACCACCCGTTGGCGAACCCATTTCAGTCGACGACGGAGATAAAACGCGCCGCCCTGGATCCCATGCTGGTGGTGGCGGGGGGCGGCGAGATTCTGAGAGACAGGGCGGAGGAGTACGCGAGCAGGCTTCGTGAGTATGGGAAGACTGTGGTGTACGTTGAGTTCCAAGCACAGCAACACGGCTTCTTCACTGCTGACTGCTTCTCCCCAGAGGCCAACACCCTCATCCAAACTATCCAACACTTCATCTCCCTATACTCAGCCCCCCCCATCTATTAG